The genome window AAACATACTGGCCTTGAAGAATTGCACGTGGTTCACTCAACTGTCTTGGTCCGCAGTCCTTTGGTGTTTTTTGTTGTCCTTTTGGAAGAACCAGAAAAAGCCCGCTGGATTTTTGATGTATCTAGACTATCATGTGCCTGCCTCGATACAGCTACAGGCTTACATCAGTTACTGGTTGTCAAATCCCCAAGGAAACCTCTCCACTTCGACCTCTCATCCTTCGGTATGGGTACATTGGGTTATGACGACATCTAGTGGTTCATTGACATAAACAGAATATAAGGTGTTCTACTCTTATGCTGTTTATATTATTTTCTCGTTTAAATCAATGTCCCAGATTTTTTGCTTTTTAATAATGTCATGAGAAGTTGACCACAGGCTGAAAAAAAAGTCACCCTGACATCATCCAACGGTAGGCTGGACCCTTTGGCAGGTAACAACAAATCGGGGCTGGCCTATTGAAACAATTGCTTGGCAGGTCGATTTTTCCAATCTCGACCATGTTTGCAACGTCTCTAGAGATAACCCCAAAATATATTCTACAATCATTTTCTAATTATTGAGGACATGAGGATATGTTTGGAGCAGCATTCTCCCAATGGATTCTTGGACACATTGCACCCTGTCAAAGATGTGTAAAAGTCAGCAAAGTACTTAAATTAATGTTTGTAGTTTAATATTCTTGTAGGACCAACCAATTGTCCATCTATGCAGTTTAATATTAGGGTTTGTACGTTCCTTTCAATGTGGGTTAGCTACACAAACCACTTAGAAAAAGAGAAGCTGACATCTGCTTTCCTTCTACTGTGCTACTTTGAATATAGGCTGATAAAGAAGTGCATGTTCTTTCCTGTGCATCATTCTTTTTTAGAAACAGTTTCTCAGGCTCTGGTTACTTTACATATGCTGGCCAACGCCAACGAAGTTCAAAGGAACAGGTTAGCTGCCCTCTTCCAAGAGGTGCGTTGCTTCAAACAAATCATACGGTCAAACAAACTAAGATCTAGAGAACGGCGCTGGATGTCCCACGGGCAAAGAATGAGGCTCCTTTATCGTGGACCTTGTATTGAAAAAGTTTCCTCTGATTCGATGGCTTGTCCTTTTGAGTCTTCCTCCAACAGACTTCCacctaaaatacaaaaatacttttatttgtgTACAGAATTTTTCAATACAGATTTATTTTAGTAAAGTATCTCTAGCAGTACAACACACATGAATTGAATAAAGCatcaaccaataaaataaataaaacattattaaaatgaaacaaaactTCAAAGTCTTCCATGATTCTCCCAACAATCCCCAAAAAACGAAGTTGGATCTGTTTTTTGGTTATTAAAACCAGAATCAGAATCTAAACTACGAATCACCTTATATAGGAAGGAATACATTCTTCAGTTTTATAGTCAGATTTAGTCATTAACCACTTGCCTTTATCGAAAGCTACTAACAATTGGAGGCTGAGAACAACCAAGGCGTACAATCCATATGGAAACTAGAAACAAAGTGCTCTTAGCCGTACACTAAAAAACGAAATGCTAAATGCTCATTTGAATTCACGAATCTCACACACGAACGCCCACTCACTTGTCCATGGATGTCCCTGCAGAAGCCGGTCGGGAGACCCCGTACGTGGAGGGTGAGACAACACTGGTGGGTCAGACCCTTCAGCAGCCTCTCGGAGCCTTCCTCATCAccatcctcgtcctcgtcttcctcccctTCACAGCGGACCAGCGTAACCATGTTTCCCTGCCGTGACAGACATTAGGTTCAAACCCCAGTGTCTGCAATAGACAACAGAGACACATcacagagacggacacacagtGTGATAGAGActgaagggctgattatggttccacgtcaacgcaacgcaaggaccacgcagacgcaaacctgctttggttctgcgtcgggtttcagtaagtggaccaatcacagcctttgcTGCTGCGTCACCTTGAcggaaggttacaattttttgGAGGTGCACGTCAGGCCCTtccggtggacgcaaggagggtccgcaaggacgtaatcggtccgtaaacccccttgcgttgcgtcgacgtggaaccataatcggCCCTTAACAGATGGatagtcagacagagagacagagtgagtgtgAAAAGAGAGTCCAACCTTGAGCTGGGAGCAGACAGTGACAAAGCAGTAATGGCTGAAGTCCAAGACAGAGCCCACGCTGACCCCCAGACTGAGGAGCACGGTGAGGTCATCCACCAGGAGTACCGGGGGTCCCCAGCGCCCCACCGTCCCACCGCCACCGTCGTCCTCATCTCCGACCCCAGAATCACTCACACTGGCACGGACAAAGTCATACAGACCACGCAGGCCGACAGCCGGATCTCTGACaaaaagaaagggagagggaaaggggcaggagagggggggaatgAAAATAAGTTTCAAACTAACAATGTATGCGTAAATGGAGAGCTGGCAACTTATTTGAGTATGCATTTGCATTTGCAGGTTAGTCTTAATATAACATTGGATTACCACCACCTTCTACTTACTACGACATAATACCCAATTTTAATTTAAAAGTAGGGCCCCTGAAGACGGTCAGAATTTTAAGTTTCCGTTCTAAAAGAGATCCATTTGGTACCTGAGGAAGTCTAGTGCTTGGCTCTCGGTGCTGGACGTCGTCTGAAGCAAAACATCCAAGGATTCGTTTAGCACTTCGAGGAATAGAAGCTGTCCCTTTTCCTTAGCTTGGGTGAGACTCACCCCCTGGACACACATTCAAAGAAACACAATCAAACCTATACATTAAAATGCCTGTACTGTGTCATTTCTACTGATCTGTGTATTATCAGTGTATACAACACAAAAAAAGTTGTGGTCATTGGACacttaaaacaaaacacaacacaagtaATAACGCACCAATCTCTGGCTGACTGCACTGTAGTGGCTGAAGGATTGTGCCAGGCCCAGAAAACAAACTTTGCAGCCCGCTGAAATACAAATGGTGTTTGTAAGATGTGTCTAGTCTACACATATGCAGAACTTACTATTGCTGAAATGGTTCAGTTGTTATTAATCAGTAcaactactactcctactacttaCCTTTCAGATAAAAGGAGAGGAAATGATGGACAAGGAAAGAGGCATCCGCCCGTCTATCAGAAACCAAGATCAACTCTCCCTGTTATGTCAAACGTCAAAACACGCTCAAGTTCAATAATCAAGAGGAGCTGTGCCAACATTCAAATAACTGTGCCTataaaattaacaaacaaattGTCCGGCCATGTGTAGATGGTATACTCAACCCTCGTTAAGCGACGCTAAACGTCATATTTAGAGCACAACAGTGATTCCGATGTTAAAAAGAAACAGTACCTGTTTAAAGTTGTCGGGGCTGGTGTTCAATATAGCGTTCAGTTCGGGAAACATAGCTCAGCAGTACAAACTACAGTGGGAAAAACACCTTCACCCAACAAATTAAACATTGAATGGCAACGCCAGCCTCGTCTTCTTCAATTACATTCTTAAATGAAAGATAGAAGAAGGCATAATGTTTTTAGATATGGTTTTAAACTGTATTTCATCTCTCTAAAGACGCATATGTCACACTGAAAACATCACACAAACGTGGTTGCGACCAATCACTTCTTCGTCTGTAATGATTTTTTCCTTCATCACATATTTTAACTTCAGCTGACACAGCGCCATCTTTCGGTGGTATTCGTTGAAACACACTGGTAGCGGATGTTGTACCAGAAGATGTCAGTGTGGAGCACCTAGGCAGAACGTCACAACTAGACAAACAATGAGCGCTATCAGT of Gadus macrocephalus chromosome 11, ASM3116895v1 contains these proteins:
- the elp6 gene encoding elongator complex protein 6, with the protein product MFPELNAILNTSPDNFKQGELILVSDRRADASFLVHHFLSFYLKAGCKVCFLGLAQSFSHYSAVSQRLGVSLTQAKEKGQLLFLEVLNESLDVLLQTTSSTESQALDFLRDPAVGLRGLYDFVRASVSDSGVGDEDDGGGGTVGRWGPPVLLVDDLTVLLSLGVSVGSVLDFSHYCFVTVCSQLKGNMVTLVRCEGEEDEDEDGDEEGSERLLKGLTHQCCLTLHVRGLPTGFCRDIHGQVEVCWRKTQKDKPSNQRKLFQYKVHDKGASFFARGTSSAVL